The following proteins are encoded in a genomic region of Triticum dicoccoides isolate Atlit2015 ecotype Zavitan chromosome 1B, WEW_v2.0, whole genome shotgun sequence:
- the LOC119298930 gene encoding probable leucine-rich repeat receptor-like protein kinase At1g35710: protein MPASSIPLLYRCLLLVPCLLLLEEAHAAHQGGVSLRSQHMALLHWKSTLGSPPLQMSSWQENTSPCNWTGIMCTAVHHGRRRPSVVTNISLPGAAIRGQLGELNFSALPFLTYIDLSNNSLYGALPAIIRHLLALSELELYYNQITGRIPYEIGDLQSLRWIDLSFNRLTGHIPPSLGNLTKLIGLSIHQNMVSGPIPEEIGRLDNLQLLQLSNSTLSGMIPKILGNLTQLKSLFLYGNQLSGTIPQELGRLVHLQSLELSINDLSGSIPISITNLTKMSVLSLRENPLTGSIPSQLGNLAMLNILDLCKSEITGSIPPELGNLSMLNSLALYTNQIRGPIPLELGLLQNLQTLQLDDNQISGSIPGILGNMTKLVDLTLSVNQITGSIPQEIGNLMNLEYLAFFQNQISGSIPKTFGKLQSVQIMQVFDNKLSGSLPQEFGDLTSLVELALTNNSLSGHLPANICLGGRLKYLYASSNMFSGLIPRSLKTCTSLVKIVLHSNKLTRDISQHFGLYPQLIGMSLSSNRLTGQISSNLCECTKLIVLRLAQNMIMGSIPPTLSKLSNLVVLWLDSNRLSSEIPPEIFTLPHLYSLNLSSNQLSGSIPTQIINLSNLGYLDISGNRLSGLIPEEVGACTKLQSLKINNNNFSGSLPNIIGNLAELQIMLDVSNNSLSGVLPQQLGKLQMLQLLNLSHNQFSGSIPSSFTSMVSLSTLDVSYNELEGRVPTTQLLQNASASWFLPNKGLCGNLSGLPPCYSTPVAAHKKGKVLGLLLPLVLVMGSFIIATIVVIIILTRKKRNPQESVTAEARDLFSVWNFDGRLAFDDIVRATEDFDDKYITGTGGYGKVYKAQLQDGQLVAVKRLHQTEEELDDERRFHSEMEILSQIRQRSIVKMYGFCSHPAYKFLVYDYIQQGSLHKILENEELAKELDWQKRIALPNDVAQAISYLHHECSPPIIHRDITSNNILLDTTFKAFVSDFGTARILKPDSSNWSALAGTYGYIAPELSYTSVVTEKCDVYSFGVVVLELLMGKHPRDLLDGTLLNGELTILVQDILDQRVTTPTTTEEKSLCLLIKLAFSCLESSPQARPTMREAYQTLIQRPSSSSCPVPFNALTLQQARDAY from the exons ATGCCAGCTTCCTCAATACCATTGTTGTACCGTTGCCTACTGCTTGTACCATGCCTTCTGCTCTTGGAAGAAGCACATGCGGCGCACCAAGGAGGGGTCTCACTGAGGTCTCAACACATGGCCCTTCTTCACTGGAAATCTACACTTGGAAGCCCACCGCTGCAGATGAGCTCTTGGCAGGAAAACACCAGCCCCTGCAACTGGACGGGCATCATGTGCACTGCTGTCCACCATGGCCGCCGCAGGCCCTCGGTGGTAACCAACATCTCCCTGCCGGGTGCTGCCATCCGTGGCCAGCTTGGTGAGCTCAACTTCTCGGCTCTTCCATTCCTCACATATATTGACCTCAGCAATAATAGTCTCTATGGTGCACTGCCCGCTATTATCAGGCACCTATTAGCACTATCAGAACTTGAACTTTACTACAACCAGATCACGGGGAGAATTCCTTATGAGATTGGTGACCTGCAAAGTCTCAGATGGATTGATCTCTCATTTAACAGACTCACAGGACATATCCCTCCGTCTCTGGGTAACCTAACAAAGTTAATTGGTCTTTCCATTCACCAAAACATGGTATCAGGTCCCATTCCTGAGGAGATTGGAAGGCTTGACAACCTACAACTTCTACAGCTAAGCAATAGCACCTTAAGCGGCATGATACCAAAAATCCTTGGAAATCTGACACAACTAAAATCTTTGTTTCTCTATGGTAATCAACTTTCAGGGACTATACCCCAAGAACTAGGCAGGCTAGTCCATCTGCAAAGTCTTGAGCTTAGTATAAATGATTTATCAGGTTCAATTCCGATCTCCATAACCAATCTCACTAAGATGAGCGTACTTAGTCTCCGTGAAAATCCACTGACGGGTTCAATACCCTCACAACTAGGCAATCTCGCTATGCTAAACATACTTGATCTCTGCAAAAGTGAAATAACCGGTTCAATACCCCCAGAATTGGGGAACCTCAGTATGTTGAACTCACTTGCTCTCTATACAAATCAAATCAGAGGTCCAATACCTTTAGAACTGGGTCTCCTGCAGAATCTCCAGACGTTACAATTAGATGACAACCAAATATCTGGTTCTATTCCTGGCATCTTAGGAAATATGACTAAGCTAGTAGACCTGACCCTATCTGTAAATCAGATAACCGGTTCCATCCCCCAAGAAATTGGCAATCTAATGAACCTCGAGTATTTAGCCTTTTTCCAGAACCAAATTTCGGGATCAATACCTAAAACGTTTGGGAAGTTGCAAAGTGTCCAAATAATGCAAGTCTTTGATAACAAATTATCAGGTTCCCTTCCACAAGAATTTGGAGATCTCACCAGCCTTGTTGAACTTGCACTTACTAACAACTCACTTTCAGGACATTTACCCGCAAATATATGTTTAGGTGGCAGACTGAAATATCTCTATGCCTCTTCTAATATGTTTAGTGGCCTCATTCCAAGGAGTTTAAAGACATGTACAAGTTTGGTTAAAATTGTCCTTCACTCGAACAAACTAACAAGAGATATATCTCAGCATTTCGGTCTGTACCCACAACTCATAGGGATGAGCTTATCATCAAATAGACTCACTGGTCAGATCTCGTCAAATCTATGTGAATGCACCAAACTAATAGTACTACGTCTAGCACAAAATATGATCATGGGTTCCATACCTCCAACCCTTTCTAAATTGTCCAATCTAGTTGTACTATGGCTCGATTCTAATCGTCTCAGCAGTGAGATTCCACCAGAAATCTTCACTTTGCCACACCTATATAGCCTCAACTTGTCATCGAATCAATTATCTGGATCCATACCTACACAGATAATAAACCTAAGCAACCTAGGATACCTTGATATATCTGGGAACAGACTGAGTGGATTAATACCTGAGGAAGTAGGGGCCTGCACGAAACTACAATCCTTGAAGATCAACAACAACAACTTTAGTGGAAGTTTGCCCAATATCATTGGAAATTTAGCAGAATTGCAAATCATGTTAGATGTGAGCAACAATAGCCTCAGTGGTGTATTGCCGCAGCAACTTGGGAAGTTGCAGATGCTACAACTTCTGAATTTATCACATAATCAGTTCAGTGGCAGCATTCCATCCTCCTTTACAAGCATGGTCAGCCTTTCAACACTTGATGTGTCCTACAATGAGTTGGAAGGGCGGGTCCCAACAACACAGCTACTCCAAAATGCTTCAGCAAGTTGGTTTCTTCCCAATAAAGGTCTGTGTGGCAACCTCTCTGGCCTGCCACCTTGTTATTCAACCCCAGTAGCTGCTCACAAAAAGGGGAAGGTACTTGGTTTGCTTTTGCCACTTGTTCTTGTGATGGGTTCCTTCATTATTGCTACAATTGTTGTCATAATAATACTTACTCGTAAGAAGAGAAATCCACAAGAAAGTGTTACTGCTGAAGCAAGGGACCTATTCTCTGTTTGGAATTTCGATGGAAGATTAGCATTTGACGATATTGTAAGGGCAACAGAAGACTTTGATGATAAGTACATCACCGGAACAGGAGGATACGGCAAAGTCTACAAGGCACAACTCCAAGACGGGCAGCTGGTTGCTGTGAAGAGGCTTCATCAGACCGAAGAAGAGTTGGATGACGAAAGAAGATTTCATAGTGAAATGGAAATCTTATCACAAATCCGACAGCGAAGCATCGTCAAAATGTATGGATTCTGCTCCCATCCAGCATATAAATTTCTTGTCTACGACTACATTCAGCAGGGCAGCCTCCACAAGATACTGGAAAATGAGGAGCTAGCAAAGGAATTGGATTGGCAGAAGAGAATTGCTCTTCCAAATGATGTGGCTCAAGCAATATCTTATTTGCACCACGAATGCAGTCCGCCTATAATCCATCGAGATATCACGAGTAACAACATCTTACTTGATACAACCTTCAAGGCTTTCGTCTCGGATTTCGGCACAGCAAGGATTCTTAAGCCTGATTCATCAAACTGGAGTGCACTAGCAGGAACGTATGGCTACATAGCTCCTG AACTGTCGTACACATCTGTTGTGACAGAGAAATGTGATGTCTATAGCTTTGGCGTTGTTGTGCTAGAGCTACTGATGGGGAAGCATCCAAGGGATCTATTAGACGGTACTTTGTTAAATGGAGAACTGACTATACTGGTGCAAGATATTCTGGACCAACGGgtgacaacaccaacaacaacagaAGAGAAGAGCTTATGTCTGCTCATTAAGCTGGCTTTTTCTTGCTTGGAATCTTCTCCACAAGCAAGGCCAACCATGAGGGAGGCATACCAAACGCTCATCCAGCGACCCTCTTCTAGTTCATGTCCTGTGCCTTTCAACGCACTTACATTACAGCAAGCAAGGGATGCATATTAA